The Caldisericia bacterium DNA segment AAAGCTTCTGCAAGGGCAAGGAGAGATGCCATAAAGGTAAATCTTAAAGGAACCACAATTCCTCATGAGATATGGGGAAAGTGGGGTGCAGCGAAGGTGTTTCTGAAACCGGCAGTTCCTGGAACTGGAATTATCGCAGGAGGTGCAGTAAGAGCGGTACTTCAACTTGCAGGAGTGAGGGATGTTCTTTCAAAGTCTCTTGGCTCATCAAATCAGGTGAATGTTGCCTTTGCAACCCTTGAGGCACTCAAGAATCTCATAACTTTCCAGAAAAAGATGGAGCTATTGGGAAAAAGGAAGGTAAAGGAGGTTCAGGATGATAAAGTTGAATAAACTCTCTAACCCATTTCCAAGGAAGAAAAAATTTAGAGTTGGGAGAGGACCAGGCTCAGGCTCAGGAAAGAATTGTGGATACGGAAACAAGGGGCAGAAATCAAGAAGTGGAAGAGGAAAAGAGATCTGGTTTGAA contains these protein-coding regions:
- the rpsE gene encoding 30S ribosomal protein S5, which encodes MISRDDLEVTFEEQLVQIRRVTKVTKGGKRLRFRALVVVGDRNGTVGVGVGKANEVPAAIKKASARARRDAIKVNLKGTTIPHEIWGKWGAAKVFLKPAVPGTGIIAGGAVRAVLQLAGVRDVLSKSLGSSNQVNVAFATLEALKNLITFQKKMELLGKRKVKEVQDDKVE